One segment of Desulfonauticus submarinus DNA contains the following:
- a CDS encoding TMEM165/GDT1 family protein, translating to MDLKLLSSTFLTIFLAELGDKTQLACIMLAAKTQKPWTVFIAASIALSLVSLIGVLLANFISTYISPQIVKKIASIGFISIGILMLIDKI from the coding sequence ATGGACCTCAAACTTCTTTCTTCTACTTTTCTTACTATTTTTTTAGCAGAACTTGGAGATAAAACTCAGTTAGCTTGTATTATGCTCGCTGCAAAAACTCAAAAACCTTGGACAGTTTTTATTGCTGCTTCCATTGCCCTTTCTCTGGTAAGCCTAATTGGAGTTCTTTTAGCAAATTTTATCTCAACCTATATTTCTCCTCAAATTGTAAAAAAAATTGCTTCTATTGGTTTTATAAGCATAGGGATTTTAATGTTAATAGATAAAATCTAA
- a CDS encoding glycosyltransferase family 4 protein: MQKKIWASLDPFVEGGNILGRKVANANFLISLLKNNPFDEYHFFLPSKQQIQYVKNFIQKNFEILSSKIKIFSRVQLWSRVQNTNYFCFHLSDCISYFPYLASFRNKVAKNNFPITGTTHSLSYKNFIHAYFSHLWTDWIGNEAIIATSFSGKKVLKNFYAHLSQNYKLEAKYLPPKIVNIPLGIPDIYFSHQDKKNLRKKYNLPLNDPIFIYVGRISHYSKMDILPLLRALSQAQIIIGKPLHLILAGYVDIEQHNLNTIKNLAQNTKINIHLFPNLKEITKIELLQTSDIFLSLSDNIQETFGLSILEAKASKLAIIASHFDGYKELLHHKVDSFLIPIFSPSNDPLLSEIASLLFDNQTHLLVAQQTSFDFSTLVQTIVTLYTNKSLRKKISQKAFEDAHNYKWDNIIQQYFNLWEKLQNVKIPKNKNSHPLNFDFFQIFSHYPTKTIDSSTKIKTSKLGYKIIQKKDFPVIYPLLENFLDLDKIEDILTFFLTPHQIIDYTKTQKSISQIYKTKFSIFWMIKQGFIEIIS; the protein is encoded by the coding sequence ATGCAAAAAAAAATCTGGGCATCGTTAGATCCATTTGTAGAAGGTGGTAACATCTTAGGAAGAAAGGTTGCTAATGCAAACTTTCTCATATCTCTTCTAAAAAATAACCCCTTTGATGAGTATCATTTTTTTCTTCCCTCTAAACAACAAATCCAATATGTAAAAAATTTTATTCAAAAAAATTTTGAAATTCTTTCATCTAAAATAAAAATATTTTCTAGAGTACAACTTTGGTCAAGAGTTCAAAACACTAATTATTTCTGCTTTCATCTATCTGACTGTATTTCTTATTTTCCCTACCTTGCGTCTTTTAGAAACAAAGTAGCTAAAAATAATTTCCCAATTACAGGAACAACTCACAGCCTTAGCTATAAAAACTTTATTCACGCTTATTTTAGTCATTTATGGACAGATTGGATAGGAAATGAAGCTATTATTGCAACCTCTTTTTCTGGAAAAAAGGTATTAAAAAATTTTTATGCTCATCTTAGTCAAAATTATAAGTTAGAAGCAAAATATCTTCCACCCAAAATAGTCAATATTCCTCTAGGAATTCCTGACATATATTTTTCTCATCAAGATAAAAAAAATCTTAGGAAAAAATACAATCTTCCATTAAATGATCCTATTTTTATTTATGTCGGAAGAATTTCTCATTATTCTAAAATGGATATACTCCCTCTTCTTAGAGCTCTAAGTCAAGCTCAGATAATTATTGGTAAACCTCTTCATTTAATTTTAGCAGGTTATGTAGATATAGAGCAGCATAATCTAAATACAATAAAAAATTTAGCGCAAAATACAAAAATAAATATCCATCTTTTTCCTAATCTAAAAGAAATTACTAAAATAGAACTACTTCAAACAAGCGATATCTTTTTATCTCTAAGTGACAATATTCAAGAAACATTTGGATTATCTATTTTAGAGGCTAAAGCTAGTAAACTTGCCATTATTGCCTCACACTTTGATGGATATAAAGAATTACTACACCATAAAGTAGACAGTTTTTTAATACCTATATTTTCCCCTTCTAATGATCCTCTCTTATCTGAAATAGCAAGCTTACTCTTTGATAACCAAACTCATCTTCTTGTAGCTCAGCAAACTAGTTTTGATTTCTCCACCCTAGTTCAAACTATAGTAACCTTATATACAAATAAATCATTGAGAAAAAAAATCAGTCAAAAAGCATTTGAAGATGCTCATAATTATAAGTGGGACAATATAATTCAACAATATTTTAATTTATGGGAAAAATTACAAAATGTTAAAATACCTAAAAATAAGAACTCCCATCCTTTAAACTTTGATTTTTTCCAAATATTTTCTCACTACCCTACTAAAACTATTGATTCTTCTACTAAAATAAAAACCTCTAAACTAGGATACAAAATTATCCAAAAAAAAGATTTTCCTGTTATTTATCCTTTATTAGAAAATTTTTTAGATTTAGATAAAATAGAAGACATTTTGACCTTCTTTTTAACTCCCCATCAAATAATCGATTATACTAAAACTCAAAAATCAATATCACAAATCTATAAGACTAAATTTTCTATTTTTTGGATGATTAAACAAGGGTTTATAGAGATAATAAGTTAG